ATCTACATTTTAGTACGTGCCCGCATGGTGAGCAGGAAGCTCATGGAAGATGACATCTGGGAAATGACTCTGTATCAAAATAAGCTCGAATTCTCCATTGATGACATCGTCCAGAATCTAACATCTGCTAACGTGATTGGCACTGGGAGCTCTGGAGTTGTGTACAGAGTGATAATTCCAAATGGAGAAACACTAGCAGTGAAGAAGATGTGGTCATCTGATGAGTCAGGAGCATTCAGCTCTGAAATCCAGACACTTGGTTCAATCAGACACAAAAACATCATTCGACTTTTGGGTTGGGGATCAAATCGGAAGCTAAAGCTGCTGTTCTACGATTATCTGCCGAATGGAAGCTTGAGTTCACTTCTTCATGGTGCTGGGAAGGGAGGAGCAGAGTGGGAGGCTAGATACGATGTCGTTTTAGGCGTGGCTCATGCCCTTGCTTACTTGCACCATGACTGTGTGCCTGCAATTTTGCATGGGGATGTGAAAGCCATGAATGTGTTGTTGGGTCGTCGCTATGAACCTTTCCTGGCTGACTTTGGTTTGGCTAGAATTGTGAACAGCAATGGTGATGATGATGCTACCAAACCAAGTCAAAGACCTCATCTTGCTGGTTCTTATGGATACATGGCTCCTggtatttactttttttcttctacctAAATTCAATTAgcttcttaattttgtttttcttaactaattttgtttctttttcttttcttttggtgtttttacttttttagagcACGCATCGATGCAGCGTATCACTGAGAAGagtgatgtttatagctttggtgTGGTCCTTCTGGAGGTCTTGACCGGAAGGCACCCATTAGACCCGACTTTGCCCGGGGGTGCATATTTGGTTCAGTGGGTTCGTGACCACTTAGCCAACAAGCGAGACGCGGCTGACATTCTTGATCCAAAGCTCAGGGGGAGGGCTGACCCTACAATGCATGAAATGCTTCAAACGCTAGCGGTTTCGTTTCTCTGCATCAGTACCCGACCTTCCGATCGTCCTATGATGAAGGATGTCGTTGCAATGCTCAAAGAAATTCGACATGTCGAGGCCACAAGGCCGGAGCCTGACATGTCAAAGGGAGGTTTGTCAGCTGCTATTCGTTCCTCATCTCCTGCTAGGAAAGTAGTTTCACAAGGCTCTTCTAATTGCTCCTTTGCTTTCTCCGATGATTCCCTCTAAGAATCCTGTAAATTAAGATTTCACAAGGCAATTTGCTAGCTGTTTTGTGCATAATATTCAGGCCAGGAATGAGAGGGAACAAGATCCTTtctaatatccaattagttatagtgggAGAGGGGTGCAGGGCTCACTTGCCAAGGCACTTCGAGCCCGAGACCCTCTTTTACAGGGAATCTTCGGTCCATTACACCAAGGCAGAAGATTACAAGAGGAATTGTAATGTATTTTGGTTTTGTAGTTTCTACTGCATGTGGTTGTAATCATTTAGCAAAATTCTGAATTGAATTAGTAAAATAGTCTTAGCGTAAGCTATGTAACATAATTTTGGTGCTTTAAAATTGCAACTTCCTTCGTGGCTCCGCCATAGAGGGGGGATTATGGTGGGAATAGTGATGGCTTAATTGTCTCTTGAAGGTGAGATGGTGATTGATTGTAGGGTGCGTAGAAGGTAATATAATGATTGGTATTTTTGGGAATATATGGTTGGAATGTATTGTAGACAATGGGATTCCTtgacccctctctctctttccagCAGTGTTCACATGGTCCCACGTTCCATACATCACCCATCCATGTGCTGTGTGAGAGAGACTTGAGACTTTCCAGCAAGGAAAAACTCTTATGCAAAAGTATATTAATCTTGCTCTATATGTGATAGGAGGAATATTATACTTGTATGCATACTACCAAAACAGCATGACAATTCTACAAAAAGAATTGCTGCACATGGGTTGCGATTATAATAATGTCCCCTAGTCACCAACAGTCACACACCTTCTTTACCAGAGTGGAGCATTCCGCTAACTATAGCTCAATTGATCTCAGTGCAATTCACTTCGTTGCAGCAACTAAGATCCCTTAATGCTAGTACAAGTGTGCTTATTAGTAGCTCATTGTTTTTTGGTCTACTACAAAAACTACTGGTTTTTGTAGCCCTTTTCTTGATCGATGGGGCGGGAAGGTATTGTACCGGATTATTTATTTGGGTCATTTATACTATTTTTATCACACAATGTATTAACTGTATTGGGGAATTTGTTGGGATTTCTCGCCCCCTTATATGTCTTGCCCCTCATTCCTTAAGCATTAGGTCTCTTTAAGCAATCACATTTAGGTAGGTACTACTTTACTATGCTTGTATTTGAAGCTCTTTCAACTTTTATGATACATTGAAGGAAATAAGTCAATATGCAGGACAGGGAGATCAACTTCCCTACTCTTAACGGTCAAAGCCTTAGTTACCTGTAATATGTGGAAATATaaacaaggtttttttttttttttttttttaattttttttttttttttttaaagattggaTGCAGTTACTATGATATGCTTTAATTTGCTTTCCATTTCAAAGTTGAGTTTGTAGCCTTGGCAGAAGCTTCATCTTGCCCATAAAGAAAACAGATGAATGATGTTTATAATTGACTAAGCTACTTATGAGAGTCATAGTACTTTTAAGATGGACCTCAGAAAACGCTTATGGGTCTCTTCTTCCAATACTCTCCTTAAATTTACTATAgtgaagaaggaagaaaaaacaaaggatCAATTCAACGAGGTTTTATCTTGATCCAGAAGATTAGTTAACACCTCATTTCAGTCATTTGTATTGTATATCCAACCTGTTtgcttagaagaaaaaaagaaagaaagtatatCCAACCTGTTTGTAGTAAACACAAGAATTAAATTGATCCGATGGTCCTTACAACATTCCAGATATTACAATTATATATCTTCAGAGAAGCTTTCAAATATGAATTGAATCTACATTCAACTACTCTTCAGTAACTACTATCAAAATGAGTAAATACATACACCACACAAGCAACTGGATTTCGTTAAGAGTTATCAATGGTACATGAGGATTTATACATccagaaataaaaatattgactCCACCAACAGCATCTCTGTGCTGTCCGTAAGGTAATTCTACCTAGATGACTTTAGGGTAGCTGATGCAGCAGTGTGGAGTGTAAGGCCTATGGGGACCAACTTTCTTTTGGCCAGAACAGCGCGTTCCAATTGAGAGTGTAAGTGTAACCCTGTCCATATCACACAATTTACATGTGAAGTGATGAATATGGCACTGCATCCCACTTTTTAGAAGCTATGGAAGTAAGAGATCCAACTGGTGCCCTAGGGAGGATACTGTGATTCTAACTTCTTCAATATGGTGCTGACAACACCCCAGTTGAACCCACGATACTGAAGCCACCGAACTATCCTTGATTTCCTTGTCTCTTTTGGCACATCTCGACCTCGCAGCCACTGCTTTGAGGCCTGAACAAATAAATTATCCATGGAAAGCTTTGACAAGCCAAGACTCGACTGTTGATCACCAGATTTACCATCCTCAAAAACCAGTTTTACTGCTTTCTCCACATCAACTTCACTTACTCCTTTCGTCAAGAGTGCCTGATCCAACAACAATGCTCCATCATGTAAAGAACAACATTTTCCCTTGAGAATGACAGAAAGTAGATGGAAGCAATAGTCTCGTTCTTTCCCTTCTTATACatcaaattttcttcttccttctctatTCTAACATAGAAACCAAAGCTGAATAGCACATGATAAGCTATTACTAGCAATTTATCAATAAGcccattaataattattctcaCTTTTAGTCTACCATGAGCTGCAAAGTGCCAGAAACCATAATCATCTTAGTCTACTTCtttactaattaatttatatggataAGATACGGAGACAAGAATAGACATTTAGCTTCCAGAATGATTTCTTTAATGGCTTACGTTGTAATATTCACCTTCATTTTGGACATGTGTCAATAGACTAAGGCTCAACACTTAGGTTAGAAGATCAATCTCATTGAAATACAGATAACGTGTTCTTTTCAAAGATGTAATAACtgcttcaaaaaataaaataaataaataactaaatgaGCGAGGATTTCTAAGTTGAGTAGACTGTTTGTTTTGGCATAATATTCTCAAACTCATCTGATGTTTTACCAATTGTCCCAGCAAGTGGCTCTTCTACTTATTTCAATTCTGCACTATCCTCAATAATCACAAAGAAAAAGGGGCTAAATTATCACTGAACTCCTGAGTTTGCAAGACAGGCCACAGAATTTTTACACAATCTTTCCTCAGATTACTTTTTCTAGATACCACATCCAATATATCACAAAAGTATAGAATgccaaaaaaattatgtgataaatcatttagagaaaaataataattaataattacctAATGTTTTTTGTTCTTAGGTTCTATTGAAAGAAATTCCCACAAAAGTAATATGCAAACTCAAACAGCTATCAAATAACattcaaaagagaaacaatGCCCATGGCTAAAAAGACAACACAGCTCTTAGAGACACATATTCATAACATTAGGTTGGACACGATAGTACTAAAACTAGAAAGCTTACCTGCTTGATACGCCTTGGTCCCCAACTTGAAGTAGACCATCTAGACCGAGAATATATTTCCGCATACAATCTATCATTGATAAACCCtctacaacaaaataaaagggtCAAACTTGCACAGGACATGTATATGAAATCTATTTGGATGAGTGGAAATCTTACGATCCAATTATGAAAATGTACTTGAAAAATGAGATATAGATAGAATAGCCTAGAAAGGTCATCCTTAGATCCTCAGGAAGGTGGGGAAGCAAGAAAATCCCAGGACCTCCCCTGTGGCTAAAAGATGCTCATCTGTTTCAGTGTTCTATTTCTTTAATCTTTTACTCCAGATACACATGTAATTATAGGGTATCCCCTCTGGTTTCAGAATAGTCACCACTAGGTAACAAGATCCAACAATAATCAAGAGAAAACTCATGTAACTGCCGTTGTAAACCAAATTTATAGCCATTGTTAGTAACATTGAAAATATAAGACATAAAAGAGTGCCAGCTTCAGAAAAGGAAAACCCAAAAGTTCACAATGGCCTGAAGATTTGATGATGCTATTTCCTGTGTTTCTAGTCCATCATTCTTATGTTGATGTGAAAGGTAGTTGATAAGAGACACAGGAACTAAAACAATTCTCATCAAGTTGCAAAAGAATGAAAAGCCAATAATTGAGAAAATAGTACCCAAGCAATCTcttgaagtatttttttttttttttttaagttgcaAACAGATGCCTTAAACATAATGAAtatctaaattattatttttgcaccTTCTCTGGAAATCATTTATGACTGCCTCCACAGTATCTGGTGAAAATCTCTTCCCCAGCAATTTCTTTCTCACTTCAACAGCTGTGAATGATCTGCAAAGGAAGAAAACAAGCTCAAAAACAGATCTCCTTATCTTCTTCTGCTTACAGAAGCAAACACACATGCATGATACATCCTGAAGAGATTAAGTTAATGAAGATAATATTCTAACCTTGTCGCAAGTAGCTTGGTTGCAAAGTTTTCTGCATCTTGCTTAGCTTTAATGGCACATGATACATCCTGTTCACAATCCTTCCCTTGATGAATGCTGAACTTTTTAACAACCTCCTCAGGCTCTTCCATGAGTTCATAGTCTACAAATGCAACATCATAAAGAATTTCATCTTCCAACTAAAGAATTGCCATAATGTTTTTTAATGCATATTCCTCCACTTTTGCATACACATAGAGCCCGATTAATAACATGAACACAATATGCTAAAGCTGCATCAATTGGCATCTGTAGAATAATCTGTATCTACTTTTTCTAACCTACAATTACATGAAGAGAAAACAAGGTTATAAGAACGTCCTTCTTTTATGTTGCAAAGTGAATCTATGATAATACTACCTTAAGAAGCCTAACAAGCAATGACTTGCATTCTTCGTGCTTGTCCAACCATTCGCTAATGGTCAATGTATTTTCAACCTGAACCCTATCATATATTGTTGTCCCGCTAGTAAATAGAGCAAGTGACTCTAATAGCTCAGACCTTCCACTTAAAGCCCATGCATTATGTAAGTACAGACTTTCAAGATCTCCAACCATAACTTAGTTACACAGCATTGCTCACACATATCACACACACCAAAACACTACTCGTACTCACAATCATTCAAAGTAAAAACTAATGTCACTTCACTTgctcaacaaattaaaaatatattaaataccTTGTTCAGCATCATCAAACAACACGGTGTTCTTCAACATTTGATCCTGATTTTGAGACTTCTCCTCATCAGAAACAAAACTTCTCTGCATTCCATCTGAATAGTCaggaaattcatttttcttGGAACCTTTTCTTGGCAGAGGACTTTCTGGTTTGTCAATCTTAGAATATCTCCTAGGAAAGTACCTAACCGGAACTGATGAACAATAGTCCCTGCTCTGCAAACATGTGATGGCAGTGACATTGTTCTTCTTCACCctataaacaaaaagaaactaattGTTGAAAAATACCGAACGATTAAATGCCCATAATTTTTCAATACTCAGTGATCAATTTTGGGAATTCTGAATCTTCTGTTTAAAGCTTAAGACCTCAGAGATTTCACTGTTTGGAACCAGAGAAAACTAAAACCTTTACGAAACTGAGACAATAATACCCACTTCCAGAAAATACCAGAAATATTCTATATGtaaatttcttttctccttcattCATTTTCTCCGCAGCCAAATAGAGGGTAGAAAAACGATGAAGCTAATCCAGAGAAAGTTCTCACCAGGGAATGAAGAAGACTCGACATTGAATCTGGGATGAGATTGTCAACCTGATATTTCCCGCCAAAACCGCCATTTACGAATTTGATTTTGCGTTTTAGAGACGAAGCATAAGCCCTAATTTCGGAATGGGTTAGGGTTTAGGCCCTTAGGATTTTGTTTGTTCTCAGGGACGCGTGTTTTACAGTTTTCTCGCAGGAGCGTGGAGATACCAGTTGTGAAATTCCGTGTGTGGACTCTCTCATGTATCCAAGCCCAAAAAATCTTGTGCCTAATCGACCACTATATAGGCCCAATGCTAATCTTTATATGATAGTGATGGAATAAAAAGTATGGTTTCTAGTATTATTCATGCATATATgaactataatatatataaatgtttataaaaaatgCTATATAATACATTCTCATCCCACTAGGTTGATaggctttgaattttttttttttaacaagagctGATGAACACTGTTATATCAATCTAAAAAGATGAGAGTAAGATAAAAGTGTAgcatgtagcattactcatgcttacaaaagataaaattaccttaatttgattttatttataataaaagataataaattattCAACATATTAGTCATTTTCTAAACAAAGCCCTAAACTCTCACAAGTTCAAACATCTTAATACCTATTATTAAAGGAAGGCACCGTGTAACACCCCATGACCTAGAGAGTGGTGTGCCCTAATTGAGTCCAATGTAAAGGGCCTTAGTGTGTATAGGCCCATCTAATTGAGTTTCAGAAATAAACCTAGGTTTAGTGCTTTAGGACTTAATAAATTTTCATAGGGCATTAACTATTCTAACCTGGGCCCAATTAAATGGACTTACACACACCAAGCCCGACCACATTGGGCTCAACTATTGCCCAACGGCCAACACTCTCCTACACACAGGAGTTACGCCCACCTTGTCTATAATGATAAATTATtttggagtaatgctaaaatAAGATTATGCTTTCGTCACTACTTTATTTTACTGACATGACATTGCCAATTAACTTTGATGATACGACGGTGACAATCAACCTTTATATAAGCCATCGTTAACGGTTCTTAACTTTAATCGCATATCCTTGAC
This genomic interval from Corylus avellana chromosome ca3, CavTom2PMs-1.0 contains the following:
- the LOC132173305 gene encoding uncharacterized protein LOC132173305, giving the protein MAVLAGNIRLTISSQIQCRVFFIPWVKKNNVTAITCLQSRDYCSSVPVRYFPRRYSKIDKPESPLPRKGSKKNEFPDYSDGMQRSFVSDEEKSQNQDQMLKNTVLFDDAEQDYELMEEPEEVVKKFSIHQGKDCEQDVSCAIKAKQDAENFATKLLATRSFTAVEVRKKLLGKRFSPDTVEAVINDFQRRGFINDRLYAEIYSRSRWSTSSWGPRRIKQALLTKGVSEVDVEKAVKLVFEDGKSGDQQSSLGLSKLSMDNLFVQASKQWLRGRDVPKETRKSRIVRWLQYRGFNWGVVSTILKKLESQYPP